A genomic segment from Malus domestica chromosome 05, GDT2T_hap1 encodes:
- the LOC103436448 gene encoding uncharacterized protein, with protein sequence MGENSGKETLASSTKKGFFKKKKFHIRRKKLNAYDISSLSEFLPELKDSLELTPAAKFKLILKEGKRLSALVNHPAFQADPLGAIYQDIISTQPAVDEKPNERNKCGSKKRNQKKSEAPAGHQSMDFHLSTLNRGISSIHL encoded by the exons ATGGGTGAAAATTCAGGTAAAGAAACCCTTGCCTCGAGTACAAAGAAGGGTTTTTTCAAG AAGAAGAAATTTCATATCCGACGGAAGAAACTGAATGCATATGATATCTCTTCCCTCTCAGAGTTTCTGCCTGAGTTGAAGGATTCACTAGAACTAACTCCTGCTGCAAAGTTCAAGCTAAT ATTGAAGGAAGGAAAGCGTCTGAGTGCACTTGTTAATCATCCTGCTTTCCAGGCGGATCCGCTTGGTGCAATTTATCAAGACATAATAAGCACACAGCCTGCGGTGGATGAGAAACCGAATGAAAGGAACAAATGTGGAAGCAAGAAGAGGAATCAGAAGAAATCTGAGGCTCCAGCCGGGCACCaatctatggattttcatctatCGACCTTGAACCGTGgaatttcatccatccacctttgA
- the LOC103436447 gene encoding ADP-ribosylation factor 2, protein MLHQCSLMMPTIPVAGAVSRIAKRFFPKNGVRILMVGLDASGKTTILYKLKLGDIVNTIPTIGFNVETIEYKNITFTIWDVGGQDKIRPLWRHYFQNTQGIIFVVDSIDRERISEARNELHCILSESELSNATLLVFANKQDLPHAMSSSEVADKLALHLLRNRFWYIQSTSATTGQGLYEGLDWLSDNIVNNKA, encoded by the exons ATGTTGCATCAATGTTCCCTTATGATGCCAACAATTCCTGTTGCag GAGCGGTTTCGCGAATTGCAAAGAGGTTCTTCCCAAAGAATGGAGTGAGGATTCTAATGGTGGGTCTTGATGCTTCAGGAAAGACAACCATCCTCTACAAGCTGAAGCTTGGAGACATCGTTAACACCATACCCACCATCG GTTTCAATGTGGAGACAATAGAGTACAAAAATATTACCTTCACTATTTGGGATGTTGGTGGACAAGACAAG ATACGGCCTTTGTGGAGGCACTACTTTCAGAATACTCAAGGCATTATATTTGTTGTGGACAGCATTGACAGGGAAAGAATCTCAGAAGCCCGCAACGAGCTTCATTGTATTTTAAGTGAG AGTGAACTAAGCAATGCAACACTTCTTGTCTTTGCTAATAAGCAAGACCTTCCACATGCTATGAGTTCTTCTGAGGTTGCTGATAAACTTGCCCTGCACTTACTCCGGAATCGTTTCTG GTACATCCAAAGTACTTCTGCCACCACTGGCCAAGGACTCTATGAAGGTCTTGATTGGCTATCTGATAATATTGTCAATAACAAGGCATGA
- the LOC139196645 gene encoding stress enhanced protein 1, chloroplastic: MAVAQISASLSLSIRAASGISSAAGPARLPHFNSGRIGATFASGSPLIIKRAYQQRNAACKSMPISIRCEQSTKEGGLDVWLGRLAMIGFAVAIGVEVSTGKGLLENFGLTSPLPTAALGVTALVGVLTAVFIFQSGSEK; this comes from the exons ATGGCTGTAGCTCAAATCTCCGCCTCGCTCTCCCTTTCAATCagag CTGCAAGTGGAATTAGCTCAGCAGCAGGTCCTGCTCGGCTTCCCCATTTTAATTCCGGTAGAATTGGGGCGACCTTTGCTTCTGGTTCTCCTCTCA tTATTAAAAGAGcataccaacaaaggaatgcTGCATGTAAATCGATGCCAATTTCCATAAGGTGTGAGCAAAGCACCAAGGAGGGAGGTTTGGATGTATGGCTTGGCCGGCTCGCCATGATTGGCTTTGCTGTGGCTATTGGCGTTGAGGTATCAACCGGAAAGGGACTTCTGGAG AACTTTGGGCTTACAAGCCCCCTACCTACAGCTGCCTTGGGTGTTACAGCATTGGTGGGAGTTTTGACAGCAGTTTTCATCTTCCAATCCGGCTCAGAAAAGTGA